A part of Homoserinibacter sp. YIM 151385 genomic DNA contains:
- a CDS encoding MarR family winged helix-turn-helix transcriptional regulator: MPNKQADPNHESAGAWAKKYHLATRQVMESVLRPHDLGPTQWYVLYQLALVGATPQRELVRILEVERATLSGVVAALTRKGLVEQRPDPSDARQRVLHLTSQGRVLWGELPDPIELILRTAFAEVSDADLATTTRVLRTGTARLHELLTKGTPA; this comes from the coding sequence GTGCCAAACAAACAAGCGGATCCGAATCACGAGTCAGCCGGCGCCTGGGCGAAGAAGTACCACCTCGCCACCCGTCAGGTCATGGAGTCGGTGCTCCGACCTCATGACCTCGGTCCGACGCAGTGGTATGTCCTCTACCAGCTCGCCCTCGTCGGCGCGACCCCGCAGCGAGAGCTCGTGCGGATCCTCGAGGTGGAGCGGGCGACGCTGTCCGGTGTCGTCGCCGCGCTGACCAGAAAGGGACTCGTCGAGCAGCGGCCCGACCCATCCGACGCACGGCAGAGAGTCCTCCACCTCACGTCGCAGGGGCGCGTCCTGTGGGGGGAGCTGCCGGACCCGATCGAGCTGATCCTCCGGACGGCGTTCGCGGAGGTCTCCGACGCCGACCTCGCGACGACGACCCGAGTGCTGCGAACCGGAACGGCACGACTCCACGAGCTCCTCACGAAGGGAACACCTGCATGA